The Mesorhizobium sp. B2-8-5 genome segment CACCGTCTTGTCGGCGGCCGATTCCAGGATCATCTGCAGCCGGTTGAGCGGCGTCTTGAGGTCATGGGCGATGTTGGCGCTCACTTCGCGCATGCCGTCGACCAGCGCCGACAGGCGCTCGAGCGCCGCATTCACCTGGGCCGAGACGGCGTCGATGTCGTCGCCGCTGCCGATCAGCGGAATGCGCGCATCGAGGCGACCATGCGAGACATCGACCATGGTGCTGGCGATGCCGTCGAGGCGCCGCTGGACGCGCGAGGCAAGCACGGCGCCGCCGACGATCGCCAGGACGGTGATGAAAAGCGTGGCCCAGCCGAAGCTCATCAGCACGATCCTTTCCAGATCCTCGGTTTCCGAAAGCGAGAAGGCGACCGTCAAATTGTTGTCGCCGACCCTGCCCGAATAGGCCCGATACTCGGTGTCGGGCGGCACACCCGGCAGATTGGCGGCGAACATGGAAAAGCCATCCGGCAGCGCGGAGGCGGCGAAATCGCCGGCGAGGCGGTTGCCGTTCCGATCGGTGAGGGAAAAGATCTCGTCCTTGTCCTGGCTGAACTGGGCATGGTCCCTGACCGTGGAGACGAGATCCTCCTCGTCGCTCTCGGCATAGGTGGCGGCGATCAGCGCATAGGTCTCCTTGATCGATTGATCGAGCTGCCTGGCGAGCGAGGCGCTCATCAGTTGATAGACGATCGCGCCGGACAGGATGAAGGCCAGCAGGAACAGGAAGGCAAAGGTCAGCGCCAGCCTGAACGGCGTGCTGCGCAGCAGGCTGGAGCGTGTCTCGCTCATGCGATGGCGAGCGCGGTTGGCCACCCTGTGGACGCAAGATCAGGCCGGAACATGCAGGCTGTAGCCGGTGTTGCGCACGGTGTGGATCAGCGGCACGTCGAAGGGCCTGTCGACCTTGGCCCGCAGCCGGCTGATATGCGTCTCGACGACGCTGGTCTTGGGGTCGAAATGAAAATCCCAGACGCGCTCCAGGAGCATGGTGCGGGTGATGACGCGGCCCTCGCCGCGCATCAGCACCTCGAGCAGGCTGAATTCGCGGGGCTGCAGGTCGATCGGCTGGCCCTGCCTGGTCACGCGGCGCAGGATCAGGTCCATTTCGAGGTCGGCGACGCGCAGCGCCGTCTTCTGCTCCTGCGCCGCCGGCCGGCGGCCGAGCGCATGGATGCGGGCGAGCAGCTCGGAAAAGGCGAAGGGCTTGACCAGATAGTCGTCGCCACCCGCTTCGAGGCCCTCGACGCGGTCGTCGACGCCGCCGATGGAGGTCAGGAAAATGGCCGGCGTGCGGATGCCGGCGGCGCGCACCGCCTTGATCATCGACAGGCCGTCGAGGCCGGGAACCATGCGGTCGGCGACGATCACGTCATAGGCGTTGCGGGTCGCGGCGAAGAGGCCGTCATGGCCGTCGCGCAGCAGATCGCAGACATGGCCGGCCTCGGTCAGTCCCCTGACGATGTAGTCGGCGGTTCTCGGATCGTCTTCAACAAGCAGAAGTCGCATCGCCCCGTGCTGTCCTTGCCGCCTCAACCTCACCGGCATGGTAGCGCCGGCTGCGGCTTTTTCTTGGCCGGTGTATCTCTTCGTTTGACGCGGTTCCTGACGGAAATCCCGCGCCACCCGTTGCTGGAATTGCTCTAACCATCTGTTTTTAAGCGCTGCCGGAGCGAAGGCCGCAACACATTTTTGCGAGAAGCGTTTTAGTCGAGGAGGGCCTGTTCGTCTTCGTCGATCAGGTTCCTCAGCGTCATATAGAGAACGATGACCACGATGCAGCCGAGAAAGGTCAGGCTGGTGGCGGTGGTGCCGAAGCCCATGCCGCCATACTCGACCGGTTGCGACAGCAGGTCGCCGAAGGAGGCGCCGAACGGCCGGGTCAGGATATAGGCGAGCCAGAAGGCGAGGATAGAGTTCAGGCCGAGGAAGAACCAGGCGAGCGCGATCGCCGCGATCACGCCGCCGAAGATCACGCCGGTGGTGAGATAACCCATGTCGAAACGCTCGGCGACCAGATCGCCGGCGGCCGTGCCGAGCGAGAAGGTGAACAGGATCGCCAGCCAATAGAAGATCTCGCGCCTGGTGGTGAAGATGGTGTGGATCGAGAGCGTCTTTTCGCTGGTGTACCAGGCCGCGAAAGTCAGCGCGAGGGCGACCGAGAAGACGATCGTCGTCGTCTCCAGCCGCACGCCAAAATTGTCGACGAGGTTGTCGGTGACCAAGGTGCCGACGACGCTGATCAGCACGACCGCGAGCCAATAGGCCCAGGGCACGTAGCGCTTGCGCGCGAACTGCAGGACAAGCGCGACCACCAGGATGCCGCTCATGATCAAGGATGTGACGGTAAGGCCGAGGCCGAGATTGACGGCCAGGTAGTCGGCCGCCGTCTCGCCCATGGTCACCGCCATGATCTTGATCAGCCAGAAATCGATGGCGACGTCCGGGACGCGGTTCAATTCGGACTCGTGTGCGTGGCTTGCTACGGTCATGGCGATATCCATTTCCGGTTCCTCCGCCGCTTACTTGCCAAGAATCTTCATGGCCTGGGCGAAGAAGTCGTCGGCGCGCTTGTCGTCGTCGGCGTTGCAACGCTCGATGCCCTTCGTCTCCAGTTCGGAAACCTTGTTCTTGTCGGCATCGTTGGGTGTCGCCTTGGCCTCGGCGGCGCGCAGGTCCTTCAACGCGGTCTCGCAAGGCGTCGGAGCGGCAACGGCCGAAGCCAAGGGAACGATGATCGCGGTAGCGGCAAACGCGAAGGCAAGGGCAAATTTGTTCATGACATTATCCCGAGGTTGATGATCCATTCGCAGCCTGAAATCGCGTTTGGCGGCGATCATCAGCCTAGGCAGGTGAATTCACCGCAGCCTGTCCGCCCGCTTACAAATTCGTAAGGTCGGCCGAAAACCTCCATCGGGCCTCGTCTTCCCGCGGCGGAACAGCTAGAGAAGCCTCGGCGCCCCTGTCGGCGCCGG includes the following:
- a CDS encoding winged helix-turn-helix domain-containing protein; the protein is MRLLLVEDDPRTADYIVRGLTEAGHVCDLLRDGHDGLFAATRNAYDVIVADRMVPGLDGLSMIKAVRAAGIRTPAIFLTSIGGVDDRVEGLEAGGDDYLVKPFAFSELLARIHALGRRPAAQEQKTALRVADLEMDLILRRVTRQGQPIDLQPREFSLLEVLMRGEGRVITRTMLLERVWDFHFDPKTSVVETHISRLRAKVDRPFDVPLIHTVRNTGYSLHVPA
- a CDS encoding sensor histidine kinase, which codes for MSETRSSLLRSTPFRLALTFAFLFLLAFILSGAIVYQLMSASLARQLDQSIKETYALIAATYAESDEEDLVSTVRDHAQFSQDKDEIFSLTDRNGNRLAGDFAASALPDGFSMFAANLPGVPPDTEYRAYSGRVGDNNLTVAFSLSETEDLERIVLMSFGWATLFITVLAIVGGAVLASRVQRRLDGIASTMVDVSHGRLDARIPLIGSGDDIDAVSAQVNAALERLSALVDGMREVSANIAHDLKTPLNRLQMILESAADKTVSGEDVSTELTDARAESQQINSTFDALLRIAQIEAGARKARFVDLDVGPVVETIGEVYADVAEDDGKSLSTGIIPGTKWYIHGDRDLLMQMLANLVENALRHCPPGTAIELSVTREGSHVLVHVRDNGPGIPAEEREKVFRRLYRLDASRTTPGSGLGLSLVKAVADLHGAAITLEDRNPGLGVTISLPAVRVPDA